The region TCGGCCGACTGGACCGAGATACGACAGGGCTCCTCCTCTTGACCGATAACGGTCCCTTGGGCTTTCAGCTCCTCCATCCCCAATATCATGTCGATAAGACTTATCAGGTTGAGGTTAATGGACTTCTAACACCTGACCATATTCAAGCCTTTCAAAAAGGAATTGTCTTTTTAGATGGCACTGTCTGTAAACCTGCAAGACTAGAGATTCTATCTGCAAGTCCTTCCTACAGTCAAGCCTCTATCACCATTTCAGAAGGAAAATTTCATCAAATCAAGAAAATGTTCCTCTCGGTTGGTGTTAAGGTGACCTCCCTCAAACGAGTTCAGTTCGATGAGTTTACATTAGACCCAGAACTAGCAGAAGGTCAATACCGTCCCTTAAACCAAGAGGAATTGAAAATCATTAAAAATCACTTAGAGAAAAGTGGATAAAAGAAAAAAGCTTTATGTTTAAAGCTTTTTGTTTATTGCTTATCTAAAAAATACTGCGACGGCTACAATCCAGTTAAGTACAGAAACCACAAGTCCTACGATGTTGAGAATTTTTTCTGTTTTATAGTCTAGTCCAGATTCTTTTTGGTATGAAAAAGCCAAGACCAATCCTATGATCCCCAAAATCAGGCCTACAATTGGAAATAACAAACCAAGAATAATCGACAAAATACCCACAAAAAGTGGATTTTTCTTCTTTTCTTTCATGTTCTAAGAACTCCTTAAATTTTATACAAATTAATTATACTATAAAACAATAGCTTCATCCTATCATTCGACTAATTTGGAAATAAGGTTAGCTAGTCTTCACTTTCCCTTTCCAAGAATCCAAGCCATAAGAAAGGATATAAATCTCAGAAAAACCTTGTTTTTTCAAGTAAAGAGCTGCATTTGTCACACGTTGCGCACGTTGGTTTTCGTAAAGAAGGACAGGTTTATCTTTACGAAGGGCTGCAAGACTAGTCTTCAACTGACTTGAAGGAATATTGCGGGCACCAAGGATATGTTTTCTGTGGAATTCAGCTGGGTCGCGCAAATCAATCAATTGACCCGTACGAATCAAGGCTTCAAATTCCTCATTATCTACGATTTTAGCCGCACGACGAATACGAAGATAGTTAAAGCCCATCCATGTCAACATTGCCAGTATAAGTGCCCACAAAATCCAAGTAACCATTAGTTCTTTTCTCCATTTTTCTCAATATAATCCAATTCTACCTTGTGCTCTCTGCGAAGAACTGCTTCTGCCTCTAGATAGTCCAATTTATCCATCAACCCTGCATCGTAAATCCGAGAGAGTTCCAACTTCATCAGTTCAATATCATATAAGCGTTTTCCCATGTAAACAATAATACCAAATCGTTTGAGGAATTGCTGCACATCATAGAATGTTTTCATAAGACTCATTCTAGCAAATTTTTGTGTTTTTTTCAAGAAGAGACTCATACAAGAAGTAGCACAGAAATTAAAAAAGCTGCATCTTCTGCAACTTTTTAATCTGGCGGGAAATATCCCAACTGCTCAGCGATGTGAAT is a window of Streptococcus mitis DNA encoding:
- a CDS encoding 16S rRNA pseudouridine(516) synthase encodes the protein MRLDNLLAQETVSRKAMKQALLKGDILVDGCPARSLAQNIDTGLQELLFQDRIIQGYEHTYLMLHKPAAVVTANKDKELQTVMDLLSPDIQSDKLYAVGRLDRDTTGLLLLTDNGPLGFQLLHPQYHVDKTYQVEVNGLLTPDHIQAFQKGIVFLDGTVCKPARLEILSASPSYSQASITISEGKFHQIKKMFLSVGVKVTSLKRVQFDEFTLDPELAEGQYRPLNQEELKIIKNHLEKSG
- a CDS encoding rhodanese-like domain-containing protein, giving the protein MVTWILWALILAMLTWMGFNYLRIRRAAKIVDNEEFEALIRTGQLIDLRDPAEFHRKHILGARNIPSSQLKTSLAALRKDKPVLLYENQRAQRVTNAALYLKKQGFSEIYILSYGLDSWKGKVKTS
- a CDS encoding YqgQ family protein gives rise to the protein MSLFLKKTQKFARMSLMKTFYDVQQFLKRFGIIVYMGKRLYDIELMKLELSRIYDAGLMDKLDYLEAEAVLRREHKVELDYIEKNGEKN